One Sparus aurata chromosome 5, fSpaAur1.1, whole genome shotgun sequence genomic window carries:
- the skic3 gene encoding tetratricopeptide repeat protein 37, which yields MSSKEVKTALKSAREAIKNKEFKEALKHCKAVLKLEKNNYNAWVFIGLAASELEQPDQSQMAYKKAVELEPEQLLAWQGLSNLYEKTDQWDFQVELPNVYQKLVELYASSDKNKCYETIRKLSDIYQSDKEYLKLAKVWLQLLQLKEEEAVDKKELLQLWQQMTKLLSDCLNEEEKDNEIQQHLITAFEKTMVLMDPIPGEEHKIVSTDYVKCLSKLPQEEVKMKEACESMLSLYPNHSYPLEVLCSHYLKTGVQTEDAVSSFSRLLDLAPSSGLGHLGLGTKALQEGRYKDAIKDLAQGLKKMSSSTGWCNLAEAQFKMQRYSDSAVSCSQGLTVCASEDKELKVKLLKLKLEALVRSGGEKAADQALETFALIQDADKDPVLVTLKGRAYLNKGQVDHALKVSSELVSSNPNLAQGLVLRGLAQLAQGQQQLAEESFLKAASQSPDCGEYYFLLGKLYWDMGEETRKDRSKAHTHLLKAAKLDPNLGCAFRYLGHYYREVANDRGRARGCYKKAFELDNDDAESGAASVDLCMEQDDMDTALAILQSVIEKATPGSAKWAWMRRGLYHLKVGEHQQATADLQAALRADPEDWVCWECLGEAYLNRRSFTAALKAFGKAHQLQPSSIYSVYQAAAIKQTLGKFKEAVAEYLQITAQQDYVPALKGLGECQLSLAKSLMEDCRDGGAIDLIQQAVQNLFRAVELRPDLSCLWKLLGDACTAVSNVSPNRAQVLMPAPLAGLDPNTKSHTLTQAQTLKVGERCYARALKLMSEVPSLWYDLGLNYFRQASLPCPTEGDQNSPSLLLEKAQQCLKKAIMMDSGNHSNWNALGVISMSEGLENFALAQHCFIKSIDVEPNNVVAWTNLGTLYLKKDNIELAHNAFKIAQSLEPLYVNCWIGQALIAEKVGSYDTMDLFRHTTELSTHMEGVKGYAYWVCSTVLDKSNRDSELYRYNIVQMNAISAAQVALSKYTERIQSDPVAFIMLGYLNEHLQLKRQALRAYQRAVELLQSKSSTEELAFALGNYGRALCTSGQLDEAVSVYNSTPLQELSDLTGLALAYCRAGLIAESINAYERALAVASTEKDKAYILTALALLQHRQGHVDSAKTLLFKCSMLKEPISESLLCLCALGLVHSDATLASAALTELLKQGSASGDVVEQRCLLTCALLALQGNYRAVQREASRAVHSNPGNPSLWALLSRVVPQYYPRKANGGAMAGHVACLSSMTQGKRALLYSGVNQLANGRHSGEDKHRNALRTMQRAVLLCPDDPGTWAGLMAACHTENTSCYLSGSAPCRQGLEQILMSVVSEKVRNVEEIERPLAQSLEGWVLQQAVTGLMLGGQLEQAEALCSQVLSVSPEHPAVLLSLRQVQCHRLLASSGGTVLPDSVLEQLNNAVIMNPTNLGAWHWLAEVYRSQGLLVQAVMAYRQSLQLASQLGMHSSQVASLLRLALLALGPCMAGVPGKDWTDLILEATTEVLKLDSSPMALLFQALLQYVTKMAARETRRLLERLVYVPSQEFPVTVVHVASWYLLRHLHTKNDQELMNVLLQHAKMNGDQRLLNFYSLVASSSS from the exons ATGTCCAGTAAAGAAGTGAAAACAGCACTGAAAAGTGCAAGAGAGGCCATAAAGaacaaagagttcaaagaggcTCTAAAACACTGCAAG GCTGTGTTAAAACTTGAGAAGAACAATTATAATGCATGGGTGTTCATCGGCCTGGCAGCCAGCGAGCTCGAGCAGCCAGACCAATCGCAGATGGCTTATAAAAAGGCTGTGGAGCTGGAGCCTGAGCAGCTACTGGCATGGCAG ggCTTGTCAAATCTTTATGAGAAGACTGATCAATGGGATTTCCAAGTTGAGCTACCTAACGTCTATCAGAAGCTTGTTGAGCTGTATGCAAG CtctgacaaaaataaatgttatgagACGATCAGAAAGCTGTCCGATATCTATCAGTCTGATAAAGAATATTTAAAG TTGGCAAAAGTTTGGCTGCAGCTCCTTCaactgaaggaggaggaggctgtggaCAAGAAAGAGTTACTGCAGCTATGGCAACAGATGACCAAACTCCTCTCAGACTGCCTTAATGAGGAAGAGAAGGATAATGAAATTCAACAGCAT TTAATCACAGCATTTGAGAAGACCATGGTTCTCATGGATCCTATACCAGGAGAGGAGCACAAGATAGTCTCAACTGACTATGTCAAATGCCTTTCTAAA CTGCCACAAGAAgaagtgaaaatgaaagaggCATGTGAGTCCATGCTGTCCCTGTACCCCAACCATAGTTATCCTCTTGAAGTCCTTTGTTCTCATTACCTAAAAACAG GTGTTCAGACTGAGGATGCAGTCAGCTCTTTCTCCCGGCTCCTGGATCTGGCACCAAGCAGCGGATTAGGTCACTTGGGTCTGGGCACCAAAGCACTTCAGGAAGGGAGGTATAAGGATGCAATTAAGGACCTTGCGCAAG GGTTGAAGAAAATGAGCTCCAGCACTGGATGGTGCAATCTGGCTGAAGCTCAATTTAAAATGCAGAGATACTCAGACAGTGCAGTATCATGCTCACAAG GTCTGACGGTGTGTGCCTCTGAAGACAAGGAGCTAAAGGTCAAACTGCTTAAGCTAAAGCTAGAGGCTTTAGTCagaagtggaggagagaaagcTGCAGACCAGGCTTTGGAGACATTTGCACTG atCCAAGATGCGGACAAAGACCCAGTTCTAGTAACCCTTAAAGGACGTGCATACCTCAACAAGGGACAAGTCGATCATGCACTTAAG GTGTCATCAGAGCTGGTGTCTTCTAACCCTAATCTGGCTCAGGGGTTGGTACTGAGAGGACTGGCACAATTGGCTCAGGGCCAGCAGCAGTTGGCAGAGGAGAG TTTCCTAAAGGCGGCCAGCCAGAGCCCCGACTGTGGAGAATATTATTTCTTGCTGGGAAAGCTTTACTGGGACATGGGAGAAGAGACCCGTAAAGACAGGAGCAAAGCTCATACACACCTGCTCAAG GCTGCAAAGTTAGACCCAAACCTTGGTTGTGCATTCCGCTACCTCGGACATTATTATAGGGAGGTGGCAAACGACCGTGGCCGGGCTCGAGGCTGTTATAAGAAGGCCTTTGAGTTGGACAATGATGATGCTGAGTCTGGAGCTGCCTCAGTGGATCTGTGTATGGAGCAGGATGATATG GACACTGCCTTAGCAATACTTCAGTCAGTGATTGAAAAAGCCACTCCAGGCTCAGCTAAATGGGCTTGGATGAGACGAGGACTTTACCACCTGAAGGTTGGAGAGCATCAACAAGCTACAGCTGA TCTGCAGGCAGCTCTGAGGGCAGACCCAGAGGACTGGGTGTGTTGGGAGTGTTTAGGTGAGGCCTACCTAAACCGCCGAAGCttcacagcagctctgaagGCCTTTGGTAAAGCCCATCAGCTTCAGCCCTCCTCCATCTACAGTGTCTACCAGGCTGCCGCTATCAAACAGACCCTGGGCAAGTTCAAGGAGGCAGTTGCAGAGTATTTGCAGATCACAGCGCAGCAGGACTATGTTCCTGCTCTTAAAG GTCTTGGGGAGTGCCAGCTGTCTCTGGCAAAGAGTCTGATGGAAGACTGCAGAGATGGGGGAGCCATTGACCTCATTCAGCAAGCAGTACAGAACCTCTTCAG AGCTGTGGAGCTGCGTCCAGACCTGTCCTGTTTGTGGAAGCTGCTGGGAGATGCTTGCACTGCAGTCAGCAATGTGTCGCCTAACAGAGCCCAGGTTCTGATGCCTGCCCCACTGGCCGGTTTAGACCCAAACACTAAGAGCCACACACTGACTCAGGCCCAGACTCTCAAAGTTGGTGAGAG ATGTTATGCCCGTGCTTTGAAGCTGATGTCTGAGGTCCCCAGCCTTTGGTATGACCTAGGACTCAACTACTTCCGCCAGGCCAGCCTACCCTGCCCTACAGAGGGAGACCAGAACTCCCCATCTCTGCTCCTAGAGAAGGCCCAGCAG TGTTTGAAAAAAGCTATCATGATGGACAGTGGGAACCATAGCAACTGGAATGCCTTGGGAGTGATTTCCATGAGCGAAG GCCTTGAGAACTTTGCTCTGGCTCAACATTGCTTCATCAAGTCCATAGATGTTGAACCAAAT AACGTTGTTGCTTGGACCAACCTTGGTACCCTGTATTTGAAAAAGGACAATATAGAG CTTGCACACAATGCCTTCAAGATTGCTCAGTCACTGGAGCCGCTTTATGTCAACTGCTGGATTGGACAG GCGCTGATAGCAGAGAAAGTGGGAAGCTATGACACCATGGATCTTTTCAGGCACACCACAGAACTCAGCACACAT ATGGAGGGGGTGAAAGGTTATGCCTACTGGGTGTGTTCAACCGTCTTGGATAAGAGCAACAGAGACTCTGAACTGTACCGCTACAACATAGTACAGATGAATGCCATCTCTGCTGCTCAGGTGGCTCTTAGCAAGTACACAG AGAGGATCCAGTCTGACCCTGTTGCCTTCATCATGCTTGGTTACCTGAATGAGCATCTGCAGCTGAAGAGGCAGGCCTTACGGGCTTACCAAAG AGCTGTTGAACTGCTTCAGTCCAAGTCCTCCACAGAAGAGCTGGCTTTTGCCTTAGGCAATTATGGCAGAGCTTTATG CACCTCGGGCCAGTTGGATGAGGCGGTGTCTGTATATAATTCCACTCCGCTGCAGGAGCTCAGTGATCTGACTGGGCTGGCTCTGGCCTACTGCAGGGCAGGACTCATTGCAGAGAGCATCAACG CCTATGAACGTGCCTTGGCTGTGGCTTCCACTGAGAAGGACAAGGCTTACATCTTGACTGCTCTGGCCCTGCTTCAGCACCGGCAGGGTCACGTAGACTCAGCCAAGACTCTGCTGTTTAAATG CTCAATGTTAAAGGAGCCAATCTCGGAGTCCCTGCTGTGTTTATGTGCCCTGGGTTTGGTCCACAGTGATGCTACATTAGCTTCAGCTGCCTTGACAGAATTGCTGAAGCAGGGTTCAGCCTCTGGGGATGTTGTTGAGCAGCGGTGTCTACTCACCTGTGCCTTGCTGGCCCTGCAGGGCAACTACAGAGCGGTGCAAAGAGAGGCTTCCAGAGCTGTACACAG CAATCCTGGAAACCCATCTCTGTGGGCCCTGCTGTCAAGAGTGGTACCACAATACTACCCCAGAAAAGCAAAT GGCGGAGCGATGGCTGGTCATGTTGCCTGTCTCTCCAGTATGACTCAAGGAAAG AGGGCGTTGTTGTACAGTGGAGTGAACCAGCTGGCCAATGGGAGACACTCTGGAGAGGACAAACACAGGAATGCACTGAGGACTATGCAGAGAGCTGTGCTGCTCTGTCCTG ATGATCCAGGAACATGGGCAGGATTAATGGCCGCCTGtcacacagaaaacacctcGTGTTATCTTTCAGGTTCCGCTCCCTGCAGACAAGGACTGGAGCAAATCCTCATGTCAGTGGTTTCTGAGAAAG TGCGTAATGTTGAGGAGATAGAGCGCCCTCTGGCCCAGAGTCTAGAGGGCTGGGTACTACAACAGGCAGTGACAGGTCTCATGCTGGGAGGACAGCTGGAGCAGGCAGAAGCCCTCTGCTCACAG GTACTGAGTGTGTCTCCAGAACACCCAGCAGTGCTGCTGTCACTGAGACAGGTGCAGTGCCATCGCCTCCTTGCTTCCAGTGGTGGTACCGTCCTACCAGACTCTGTGCTGGAGCAACTAAACAACGCAGTGATTATGAACCCTACCAACCTTGGGGCATGGCAT TGGCTGGCTGAGGTGTATCGCAGCCAGGGTCTGCTGGTCCAGGCAGTCATGGCCTACAGGCAGAGTCTGCAGCTAGCCTCACAGCTTGGCATGCACAGCAGCCAGGTAGCCAGCCTCCTTCGACTTGCCCTGCTGGCCCTCGGACCTTGTATG gCGGGTGTCCCCGGAAAAGACTGGACGGACCTGATTCTAGAGGCCACCACTGAAGTCTTGAAGCTGGATTCATCCCCGATGGCCCTACTTTTCCAGGCCCTGCTCCAGTATGTGACCAAGATGGCTGCTAG GGAAACAAGGCGTTTGCTGGAGAGGCTGGTATACGTCCCCTCTCAAGAGTTCCCAGTGACAGTGGTTCATGTGGCCAGCTGGTACCTCCTCAGACATTTGCATACCAAAAATGACCAGGAGCTAATGAAT gtccTTTTGCAACATGCCAAAATGAATGGGGATCAAAGACTGCTGAATTTTTATTCACTGGttgcctcctcttcatcctga
- the LOC115581824 gene encoding uncharacterized protein LOC115581824, producing MSLQFFGWEVTYDDDSHLELGASQEPKDSGVYTMYHGTSVANARLIIANGFRQSSGGMLGKGVYVSRDRKKAERYPLKSNPSDRVALKLSVRVGRVIRINIDNHPLQYTWNAKGYDTAWVPPNCGMKAVPSGLEEDCVFDPKNVKVVGIARAHSNVQEELQQLLASSLRNSSGVDVGVASQGGGASDVCSLCRRKTQQGHPHTKQQCWGCGQTICTLMTKHVCRRTV from the coding sequence ATGTCACTGCAGTTCTTCGGCTGGGAGGTGACCTATGATGATGACTCTCATTTAGAGCTGGGGGCATCTCAGGAGCCCAAAGACAGCGGGGTCTACACCATGTACCACGGCACCAGCGTTGCCAATGCACGGCTCATCATTGCCAATGGCTTTCGGCAGTCATCAGGTGGCATGCTTGGAAAGGGCGTGTACGTCAGCCGTGATAGGAAAAAGGCAGAGCGATATCCATTAAAGAGTAACCCTTCAGACCGCGTGGCCCTTAAACTGAGCGTTCGTGTTGGCCGCGTCATTCGTATTAACATTGACAACCATCCTCTGCAGTACACCTGGAACGCGAAGGGCTATGACACTGCTTGGGTGCCTCCCAATTGTGGCATGAAAGCCGTACCCAGCGGTCTAGAGGAGGACTGTGTGTTTGACCCCAAAAATGTTAAAGTTGTGGGCATTGCAAGGGCACACAGCAATGTCCAGGAAGAGCTTCAACAGCTCCTAGCGAGCAGTCTAAGAAATTCCAGTGGAGTAGATGTGGGTGTAGCATCACAAGGTGGTGGCGCTTCAGATGTATGCTCACTGTGCAGGAGAAAGACCCAGCAAGGTCATCCACATACAAAGCAGCAGTGCTGGGGCTGTGGGCAAACCATCTGCACTCTCATGACCAAGCATGTCTGTCGAAGAACCGTCTAA
- the LOC115581827 gene encoding uncharacterized protein LOC115581827, producing MSVHFSGWEVVDDGASFPGMELAPSQKPQKRGVYTMYHGTSVASARLIIANGFKPSSGGMLGQGVYVSRDMKKASAYPRNATSSDRVIFKLRVRPGRVKRIDTFSHPLQYTWHSHGYDTAWLPPTGGLMCGLEEDCVFDPKRVEVVGIAQAPNNIILKELQQLLAQKSKRCGGRGNGAADVCSLCKRKTQQGSPHIKQPCWDCGKTICILTTKHVCPGKP from the coding sequence ATGTCAGTGCACTTCTCGGGATGGGAGGTGGTGGACGATGGTGCTTCTTTTCCTGGCATGGAGTTGGCGCCCTCCCAGAAACCCCAAAAACGAGGCGTCTACACCATGTACCATGGGACCAGCGTTGCCAGCGCACGGCTCATCATTGCCAATGGTTTTAAGCCATCGTCAGGTGGCATGCTGGGACAAGGCGTGTATGTCAGTCGTGATATGAAAAAAGCATCTGCTTATCCCCGTAATGCTACAAGTTCAGACCGTGTGATCTTTAAGTTACGCGTGCGCCCTGGACGTGTGAAGCGTATTGACACGTTCAGCCATCCTCTGCAGTACACCTGGCATTCGCACGGCTATGACACTGCCTGGTTGCCACCCACCGGTGGTTTGATGTGCGGCCTCGAGGAGGATTGCGTGTTTGATCCCAAAAGAGTGGAGGTGGTCGGCATCGCACAGGCACCAAACAACATCATACTGAAAGAACTTCAACAGCTTCTGGCCCAGAAATCCAAGAGGTGTGGAGGAAGAGGCAATGGTGCTGCAGATGTGTGTTCCCTGTGCAAGAGAAAGACCCAGCAGGGTTCTCCACACATCAAGCAACCGTGTTGGGATTGTGGGAAAACGATCTGCATTCTCACGACCAAGCATGTCTGTCCAGGCAAACCCTGA
- the LOC115581825 gene encoding uncharacterized protein LOC115581825 codes for MSVHFSGWEVVDDGASFPGVELAPSQKPQRRGVYTMYHGTSVPNARLIIANGFKPSSVGMLGKGVYVSRDKKKASAYPPNTSDRVIFELRVRPGRVKRIAQDNHPLQYTWHSQGYDTAWVPPNCGMRSVPSGREEDCVFDPKRVEVVGIARAPNNTVLKELQQLLAQKSKRRGGRGDGAADVCSLCKRKTQQGSPHIKQPCWDCGKTICILTTKHVCPSKP; via the coding sequence ATGTCAGTGCACTTCTCGGGATGGGAGGTGGTGGACGATGGTGCTTCTTTTCCTGGCGTGGAGCTGGCGCCCTCCCAGAAACCCCAAAGACGAGGCGTCTACACCATGTACCATGGGACCAGCGTTCCCAACGCACGGCTCATCATTGCCAATGGTTTTAAGCCATCGTCAGTTGGCATGCTGGGAAAAGGCGTGTATGTCAGTCGTGATAAGAAAAAAGCATCTGCTTATCCCCCGAATACTTCAGACCGTGTGATCTTTGAGTTACGCGTGCGCCCTGGACGTGTGAAGCGTATTGCCCAGGACAACCATCCTCTGCAGTACACCTGGCATTCGCAAGGCTATGACACTGCCTGGGTGCCCCCCAACTGTGGCATGAGATCTGTGCCCAGCGGCCGCGAGGAGGATTGCGTGTTTGATCCCAAAAGAGTGGAGGTGGTCGGCATCGCACGGGCGCCAAACAACACCGTACTGAAAGAACTTCAACAGCTTCTGGCCCAGAAATCCAAGAGGCGTGGAGGAAGAGGTGATGGTGCTGCAGATGTGTGTTCCCTGTGCAAGAGAAAGACCCAGCAGGGTTCTCCACACATCAAGCAACCGTGTTGGGATTGTGGGAAAACCATCTGCATTCTCACGACCAAGCATGTCTGTCCAAGCAAACCCTGA